In Arthrobacter sp. B3I9, the following are encoded in one genomic region:
- a CDS encoding aldo/keto reductase: protein MRISPRTPLNNGVLIDRLGFGLYKVPPGDATGLVTMALEAGYRHFDTAAMYGNETGVGKAIAGLERFHGAGGGSGELSPALSREDLFVTTKVWNDDHGYDATLRAFHTSMANLGLEYIDLYLIHWPCPGKGLFTETYRALETLYHEGKVRAIGVSNFQPDHLDRLMETAEVVPAVNQIELHPWLQQAELRKKHDTLGIRTEAWSPLGRGQVLRDPVILALAAEHERTPAQIILRWQLQLDNITVPKASSSDRIQENRAVFDFELSAADLADIAALERGFRTGSHPDHVN from the coding sequence ATGAGAATTTCCCCCCGGACCCCCCTGAACAACGGCGTGCTGATCGACCGCCTGGGATTCGGGCTGTATAAAGTACCGCCCGGGGACGCCACCGGACTTGTGACCATGGCTCTGGAAGCAGGCTACCGGCACTTCGACACGGCAGCCATGTACGGCAATGAAACCGGGGTGGGCAAGGCTATCGCGGGCCTTGAGCGGTTCCACGGCGCCGGCGGCGGATCCGGCGAACTGTCCCCGGCCCTGTCCCGGGAGGATCTCTTCGTCACGACCAAGGTCTGGAACGACGATCACGGGTACGATGCCACGCTGCGGGCGTTCCATACGTCCATGGCGAACCTTGGCCTCGAGTACATTGACCTGTACCTGATCCACTGGCCCTGCCCCGGGAAAGGGCTCTTTACGGAGACCTACCGGGCTCTGGAAACGCTCTACCACGAAGGCAAGGTCCGGGCGATCGGCGTATCAAACTTCCAGCCCGACCATCTGGACCGGCTGATGGAGACCGCCGAGGTGGTCCCGGCAGTCAACCAGATCGAACTTCACCCCTGGCTGCAGCAGGCTGAACTCCGGAAGAAGCACGACACGCTCGGCATCCGCACGGAGGCATGGAGCCCGCTGGGGCGGGGCCAGGTACTGCGTGACCCGGTCATCCTGGCCCTGGCCGCCGAACATGAACGCACCCCGGCCCAGATCATCCTGCGGTGGCAGCTCCAGCTGGACAACATCACCGTCCCCAAGGCCAGCTCGTCGGACCGGATCCAGGAAAACCGGGCCGTGTTCGACTTCGAACTCTCGGCCGCGGATCTTGCCGATATTGCCGCGCTGGAGCGCGGCTTCCGCACCGGTTCCCACCCTGACCACGTCAATTAG